The following are encoded in a window of Cottoperca gobio chromosome 20, fCotGob3.1, whole genome shotgun sequence genomic DNA:
- the cd226 gene encoding LOW QUALITY PROTEIN: CD226 antigen (The sequence of the model RefSeq protein was modified relative to this genomic sequence to represent the inferred CDS: deleted 1 base in 1 codon) translates to MEAVQKDHWYFVILIFLPFLEAAAQQTEVSTVRLEEGMVLNCLCPWDGNLSMVSWTKVPDKDPVAVFHPEYGVAFPHHNRERIEFLRTTPMDGSISMRNVTHQDIGVYHCSVQTFPQGPWTRNIQVEDLDDPPEEDDSTEPPTPGGIHTDTELLAEPNNNLTLSCNHEHNGTVYQVILEKMPHSQPWGIIGVCKKVEGGLLKEDYSDRGRVSCADSLDVSLHLTGVVQADGGFYRCTFSTDAGVQTTTVLLTVPPPGFSLDVYMMYIYIGAAAAVLILLIVIIILAVKRRKKNRREEYRVKLHPSQRQPNLYENVSVCPRRAKTSRHIKNCPVYANMQTVQSHKTKRHNN, encoded by the exons ATGGAAGCTGTACAAAAGGACCACTGGTACTTCGTAATACTcatctttcttccctttcttgAAG ctgctgctcagcAGACGGAGGTGTCCACGGTCCGTCTGGAGGAAGGGATGGTTCTCAACTGTTTGTGTCCCTGGGACGGGAACCTCAGCATGGTGTCCTGGACCAAAGTACCTGACAAGGATCCGGTGGCCGTTTTCCATCCAGAGTACGGGGTGGCCTTCCCTCACCACAACCGGGAGAGGATAGAGTTCCTGCGGACGACGCCGATGGACGGAAGTATTTCCATGAGGAACGTGACTCACCAGGATATCGGGGTTTACCACTGCTCTGTGCAGACCTTCCCTCAAGGCCCCTGGACCAGGAACATCCAGGTGGAAGATTTAG ATGATCCCCCAGAAGAAGACGACAGCACAGAGCCCCCCACCCCGGGGGGgatccacacagacacagagctgtTGGCAGAGCCAAACAACAACCTGACCCTCAGCTGTAACCACGAGCACAATGGCACCGTTTACCAGGTCATTCTGGAGAAGATGCCGCACAGCCAGCCGTGGGGCATCATCGGAGTGTGTAAGAAGGTGGAGGGGGGGCTGCTGAAAGAGGACTACAGCGACAGGGGCAGGGTCAGCTGTGCAGACAGCCTGGACGTCAGTCTGCACCTGACGGGTGTGGTGCAGGCCGACGGGGGTTTCTACCGCTGTACCTTCAGCACAGATGCGGGCGTGCAGACCACCACCGTGCTGCTCACCGTGCCCCCTCCAG GATTCAGCCTCGATGTGTACATGATGTATATTTACATCGGGGCTGCAGCTGCTGTA CTTATCCTGCTCATTGTTATCATCATACTAGCAGTGAAGCGCAG GAAGAAGAACAGGCGAGAGGAGTACAGAGTGAAACTGCACCCATCCCAGAGACAG CCAAACCTCTACGAGaacgtctctgtgtgtcccaGGAGGGCAAAGACGTCCAGGCACATTAAGAATTGTCCGGTTTATGCAAACAtgcagactgtacaatcacacAAAACCAAGCGTCACAATAACTGA